The region CTAACCTCGCCCCCACACCAATAATTGTGCCATACAACGTCATCACTAGCCGGCCCGACAATCGCCCTGGTCGGACGGACAAAAGAGCACTACAACAGTTCTCCTGTTCCCATCGCCATGCCAGCAATGTAAGGAAGTACCCCTGGATTTCATGTTGCGCCGGAGCGATCACATCACCAAGACGGATCAGGGCTATGAATCTGAGATGAAGGCCCAGCGTGTCCTCTTACAGTGACTTGGGTTGCTGCATGACGATGAGCCCTTGTCTGACACCATCTTGGAGCACTACATGCACATGTTTGAACGACCGCTTGTTGCTGATACGATCGCTGGCTTGCCGACTACCATGGCTAGTAGGTACCTCACCCAACCATTGGCGCACACTTCATCAACGCACTTGTCTCCTCACGCGATGGCAACCCGCATAGGTGGTTCACTGGGGTCTATGGACCAAAGGAGGAGGCCGCCAAGGTCACTTCCTCTCCGACCTACACGACATGCAATCCTGCCGCGCTGGCCCATGGCTCCTCGGAGGCGATTGCAACATGATCATCTTTTCGAGGACAAGAACAACTGTAACCTCCATCGTGACACCATGCCACACTTTAGGAACTTCATTATTGAGGAAGAGCTCCGGGACATTTACCTCCATGGTCGTCGTTATACGTGGTCCAATGAACACGAGCCCCCTACGCTCGAGCGCATCGATCGGGTCCTATGTACTGCCGGATGAGTAATAGACCACCCGAGTTGCATGTTGCATTGCCTGCTTCTAATCATGTGCCACTCATCATCGATCTGATGCCACGATCTTCCCGGCGTAGGCTCTTCCACTTTGAAATATTTTGGCCCAAGCTACAGGGCTACCATGAAACGGGCCGCCGAGGCATGGACGTCCTCCCCGAACGAGTTTGATCCTTTCTAATGCATCTTCGCGTGCCACAAAGACACTGCCAACCATCTCCAAAGATGGAGCACCAAGACCTTTGGCAACATTTCGTTCAACTATGTGTCCCTCATGAGCTGATATCGCGCATTGAGGTGGCCCAGGACACCTGGCTGCTCTCGGCCACCGAGGCCTGGTTTCGTCGCCAACTCAAGGCATCCTATGTTGGACTCGCATCTCTCGAGCGGTCCCTGGCAAGGCAGCACGCTCGATTCAACTACCTCAAAGGCGGCGACACCAACCCGACCTTTTTTCGCCTCCACCCCGCGTAGCATTCTTGAAATAAGATGGTCCATCAAATTCAAGTGGGCGAGTCAACTGTCTCTGGTCATGCGGCAATCACAGAGGCTGTGTTTAACCAATTCTCAGCTATCCTCGGATCACCCCACGAGACATATTCTGCCGTTGACTTGGAGGGCCTAGACCCACGCTCCTTCGAATTGCAAGACCTTGAAATACCATTCACCGAGCATGAAATTTGGGAGGCCATCAAACACATGCCCAAGGGCAGGGCTCCTGGACCCGATGGGTTTACCTCTGATTTCTTGTGTGCATCATGGCCAATCATCAAAGATGACTTCATTGACACATCCGACAAGCTCTGCACCCCCAATCGTCGTGGTTTCCAGTGACTTAATGAGGCGCTCCTAACGTTGCTACCCAAGAAGCCCGACGCCAGTGCACTCTCAGATTATCTCCTGATCAACTTGATCCACCTGTTCGCCAAGCTGCTTGCCAAGGTGCTCTCACTCCGCCGCTTGCCTCGGCTTGGAGGAATGATTTCGACAAACCAGATCGCGTTCATCGTGGGCCGATGCATCCATGACAATTTCCTACTTGTCCAGGAAACCGCATGGTAGCTCCACAACCTCAAGCAACTCCGCCTCATTCTCAAGCTCGACATCGCACACGATTTCGACTCGGTCTCATGGGCGTTCCTACTAGCATACTCTGCATTCTTGGTCGGCCGACGTTGGTGTGAATGGATCCTTCATCCTCCTCGGCACAGCGACCGCCGATTCTTCACCGTTGCGCCTTCCGACAGGGGGAGCCCCTATCCCCCATGCTATTCGTCATGGTCATTGACACCCTCAACAACCTGCAATGTCGGGCTATCAACGACGGCGTGCTCCAATGGCTCACCACACGCCACATGGCATCGAGCATCTCTCTTCACACCAACGACGTGGTCGTGTTTTGCCATCCAGGCAAGCAGGACCTTCCAGCCATCCGTCAACTGCTCAATATCTTTGGCGCCGCCTCCAGGATGTACACCAACTTCGCCAACTGTGCGGCCTCCCCCATCCAGTGCACACCCGATGACCGTGTCGCGATCACCTAAAACTTCGCATGTCCACTCAAGGATTTCCCAACGACATACCTCGGCCTTCTGCTCTCAGTCCGCAAGATCAGCGTCGCTGCATTGCAGCCAATCCTCAACAGGCTAGAGCGCAGGCTCTCACCATTGTGGGAATCCATGATGTCGCGCGGAGACCGGCTGGCGCTCTGCCGCCATGTGCTATCCGTTATGCCCGCACACACACTTCTTGCGATGGCCATCAACCCCCAGTTCTCAAGCAGATCAACCGCCTCCTCCACAGCTTCCTCTGGTATGTCCGTAAAGACGCGAGCAATGGCCATTGCCTCGTCAGTTGGCGTAGCGTCTGCCACCTATCGCCTTGGGGGCCTCGGCATCCCCGACCTACAACGTGTGGGTGTCTCCCTCCACGTACACTCGCTTGTTGTGGCTATAGAGGACAGACACCTCACATCCATGGTAGCACTTGCACATCCCCCTTTGCCCAAAAGACCAGGCCATCTTCCGGGCCTCCACCTCTCCTGGCCAATCGGCGACGGGCGCACTTTCAAATTCTCGGACGACCATTGGCTAGATGGACAATCCATCACCGAGATCGCGCTACTGGTTTATGTCGGGATTGCCAAGCAGCGGTGCAAGACACGTTCTGTGTGCGGTAGCTTGCACGATCGCGCTTGGATTGCGGACATCCAGGTCCTTTTGGCATGGAGAGGGCCATCCAGATGACACTCTCTGATGAGCCGGACCGGATATCCTGGCAATGGACTAGCTCTGGCTCATACACTACTTGCTCATGCTACCAATTTCTATTCATTGGATCCATGGAGGACCCCCACTGGCGCATCACCTAGCGATCTTGGGCACCCCTGCGCATCAAATTCTTCATCTGGCTAGCCCTGCACGGACGATGCTGGACGGCCAACCGCCTTGTGCTACATGACCTGCCTCACGAGCCTACTTGTCTTCTCTGCGATCAAGAATCCCAGATGATGCAACACCTCCTTGCGAGTTGCTCCTTCTCCTGCCAGGTATGGCCCGAGGTGATGTCTTGGTGCCGCTCCACCACCGTGATCCCTAGCCAGGACCATGAGTTCATTATCTGGTTGTCCTCGGCCATCTCCACCACGCAGCACTGCCTTCGACGCGGGATCGCCTCCATTGCCATCCTCATGACATGGTAGCTTTGGAAGCACCGTAACGGCTGCACTTTCCGACGGCGACCACCCTTCTGTGAGCCGAGCCGTAAATGCCACCATCCGGGAGGAGGCAAGACTTTTGGCACGCGCGGGTGCCACGGGACTAGCACTTGTACTGCCAGAGACGTAGATTAGGGCCTTTGTGGCCGGCGCACTGACACCTCCCTATGTGACGCGGCTGCTGACGCATGCCATCCATGCACACATGCTCGACACCCCGTAAGTTGTTGTAACATTTTTTACTAAACTCCATCCtacctatcaatgcaatgatatgcAAGACTTTTTTGTATTCCTtcggaaaaaaaaggaaaggaaagaacAAAATAAGTCGCGAGAGAGGAGGAGACGGTTCAGGTCCGCAATGCGGTCTGGGCTCTGCCTACTAAAGGGCGTCGGGAGGCTAACGGGCGACGCGAGCGATCCCAACAAGCAATTCGACTCACCCAAAATTGGGGTTAGTCGATTAGATGAAGCCCAACAGAGTAAACAACCGAACCAAAAGAATGGGCATGAATCTCAGAGCAGCATACTGACTGACCCAAATTTAAAATTGAGGCGGCTTAGGTATAGCTAAGTAAACTAATTCAAATTATCCCCCTACTAGCGGCCATTTAATCCTTTCCACTGGAGCCAATGTGAGGGTGTACCACCCTCCACAGACGATCCTCCATCCTGACCTTTGTTGCCGCCGGCTATAAATACATGTACCCTTTGTGCTCGTCCCGGCTATCCTCTGATACGCAATAGAGAACAGCATGGAGCTCACTCGCCTGAGCCTCGTCCTACTCTGCGCCGGATTGccactgctcctcttctcccgtgcAGGTAATCAAATCAAATAGACTTGAGGTTGGTGTCTTGAGGAATACTGTAGGTAGGTGCAGTTTTGTAACAGCGGCGACGTTTCTTAATTTACAGAGGCAGGCGAGGTAGGCGTGTGCTACGGCAGGAACGGGAACAACCTGATGGACCCAGCGTCGGTGGTGCAGCTGCTGAAGAAGAATGGCATCACGTCGGTGAGGGTGTACGACACCGACCAGGGCGTGCTGAACGCGATGAAGAACAGCGGCATAAAGATGATGGTGGCGGTACCCAACGAGATGCTCCCGTCCGCGGCCGGGGACCCAGATTGGGCCGTCCAGTGGGCCAAGAACAACCTGTTGCCCTACTACCCTGCCACGGATATCCGTGGCGTCACGGTAGGGAACGAGGTCTTCAAGCAGGCAAACGAGCATACGTCGCACCTCGTCccggccatgaagaatgtccaggcGGCGCTGGCTGGCCTGGACCTGGCCGACGCCGTGAAGGTGACCACGCCGATAGCGCTCGATGCGCTTAAGCCATCGTCGTTCCCGCCGTCCGCAGGTGAGTTCAAGGACGACATCGCGCAGTCGGTGATGAGTCCCATGATTGACTTCTTGGAGCAGACAGGCTCGTACCTCATGGTCAACATCTACCCGTACTACGCGTATTCGTCGTCCAATGGCGCCATGGACATCAACTACGTGACCTTCCGCCCCAACGGCGGCGTGGTCGACAGACGGACCGGCCTCACCTACTACAGCCTATATGAAGCCCAGCTGGACACTGTGTATTATGCGATGGAGAGGCTGGGCTCCTCCAGCTCCAGGAACCACACTATGAAGATGCGAATGCTCAGGGGAAGGCGTGCCCCGAAGCCGAAGGTGCCCGCAAAAGGCGGGGAGTCGAACCCGGGAGGGTGCGCCTACTGCCCACAGAGCCTGGGCTTCACAAAGGCGGACGCCCAAGCCTACACCAATAACCTCATCAAACTTGCGCTCTCCGGCGCCGGCACCCCGCACCGCCCTGAATTCGACATCTCCGTATACATCTTCGAACTTTTCAACGAGAACGAGAAGCCGACAGTCGAGGAGCAAAACTACGGCCTGTTCTACCCCAACGGCCAGCCGGTGTATCAGGTCGACTTCGGGGCCGGCGACAAGACAAGCAGCTGGTGCGAGGCGAACGCAGCGGTCGGGGACGCACGCCTCCAGGCAGCGCTGGACTGGGCGTGCGGCAACGGGGCAGACTGCAGCGCCATCCAGCCCGGGAAGCCATGCTACGAGCCCAACACCAAGGTGGCGCACGCCACCTACGCCTTCAACGACTACTACCAGCGCAAGGGCCGGGCCAGCGGGACGTGCGACTTCTCCGGCGCCGCTTCCATTGTCTACCGGCAACCAGCAGGTGAGCTTCCGCTTCCGCTGCTTCTCCTAGTAGTCAATTAGGTTGTTGTCCGTCCAATACCTGATGATGATCTCACTGCACTGGGCACTCGATGGTTTGTTTGCGGTGACGGTGATAGGCACCTGCGACctgtgttttgattttcggtttgTGTTTTTTTTCGTCCTTGGCCGAAATGGCCGAATTTCGGGAATTTTAAATTTTTCGGCAAAATCTCGGACGAAATTTCAAAATCAAAATTTGAAAATTTGGCCAAAATTTGGCCGAAATTTGGCCGAAATTCGGCCAAAATTCAAACAAGATTTGAAATAAAACAGGCCACAAATATAGCAGTGCAACAACCATCAGGTTTGATCATGTAAATTTCAGCAAATAAGCTCTAGGGATTAATAAAACTGCATCTGTCCAACATAACAGGCACACATTAGTTATAAAGTGGCCTCCAACATAACCCTTAACAGTCCAACATCAGTTCAACCATCACAGCATAGTTCAGAGTTTAAATAGTCCGGTAGAGCCAACAGACTTAAAGTATTACACATAGAAACAACAGCTCCAAAAGGCAACTATCAAAGTATGACATTGAAACAGCAGCTCCAAGCTTGCCTACATCCaaaagcttcttgatatccttagtTATTCTTCAAGTGCCATTTATGGTTTAGAGAAAACAGAGGAAGGGTCAGGATGGAGGTAGTTCTGCATCGGAATTATCTTCTGCCACTTTGTGCATTAAAAATAAAATGGACTAACAGGACAAGTGGCTAGTAGAACAATAGTCAAATTTATGCATGCTCATGAATCAAATAACAAGTCTACTACAGCAATATAGTTTTTTATTCACCAAAAAGCTTCAGGAGCAAAGGTTAAATGCCTCCATATACTAGAATGATGAATTCTAGTTTACAGTTTTTACTCGAGCACAACAAAACTCTAAGGATACAAAGAAAACAACATAGACACAAACAGCCCACTGTTGGCTTGGACTAGCCATTTGTCAATTGTCATACAAAAGGAAAATCAGGATGGATGTAGTTCAACATCAGAATTTTCTTCTTCCACTTTGTGCATAATGAAATAAAATGGACTAACATGGAGGTGTCTAGTGCAACAATAGTCAAGTGGTAACATTTCAGGATAACATAAATACATTGCTTAACATTAACATGACAACGAAGGCTAGGCATGGATAGAAAGTGTATACATCTAAGAAACTAGCAGCTCCAAGTAACTAAAATTTTCTAAGCAATTATCATGAATCACAAAACACTAGAAAGAAGAGACTTGCCAACAGATTTCTAAGCAACAGGGTATAGGCTGTTGACGCCCTTGGTCTTCTTCTTGACAAGCCGTACAGATCTACGGGTCTCCAAATTGCCATCTCTTGGAGGTGCGTCCTTTTCCACTTGAATTTGTGTCTCTTTTTCCACTTGCATTTGCGCCTCTTGCTGATCATGCATGGATGGAGCATCTTCCCATCCTCACTCACCCCATCATTATCCTCACTCTCACTATCAACAAATACATTCTCTTCAAAATCACATGACAAAAGAACAACGGTCAGTTATGAAGAGTAGGTAACTAGAGAAGCAACCCTTGCTTACTTGGGTGTCCTCACATGAATGAGGAACAAAAACAGTACAACTTAATGCTCTAGTTTAGATACTAAGGAATAAGTAAAATACAACCTGATGCTCTAGTTTGCCAAAAAGACAAGTCAAAAATAATAATCTATTCTTGAGAAAGATACTGCGAAGCTTAGTTCTAGAACCACCACTTAATGGTACCACTGAACATTGAAATTAACCATCGGTCAACATCTACTTAGTTAAATACACAACACAACTGAATTATTATTGGACGTACTGTAGATCTAAATAAATGATCAATTCAAACATGAGATGCTTCTGCAAACATACAAGCGAGTGGTTGGAGGTGATGAAAAAAAACTTTAATATTGCACACAAGCATCATCTCAACAGCTCAAAAACAAGCACACACCCCAGATCTATGGAACGATTATATATTTTAGGATGTTCAGAATAACGTTTGTAACCCACTTTTTTGTTGGACCAAAATAAATAGTACCAGATCGTGAGCATCCTTAGTGAATACCAGATGCATGTGTGTTTCAGATTGTATACCAAACCAAAACATTGTGAGACTCCTTGGTGACTACCAGATGCATGTATATTTCAGATTAATAATCTCACTGTTGTACGTTCAACTCATCAAGACTCACTTTTTCTTAACCCCGTATGATATATGCATTTGCCGAGCCATTTACCAGGGACCTCTCCTAAATCTAAAGCAGCACAAGCAGACACAGATTATAACCAAGAAACAAAGCAACATCGATCTGAAATTGCTCAAGAACTGAAACTGCATACACGTACTGAAACTGCATCAAGAACATTTGTACCTTTCCAGTCAAGCGGACGCCCTCCATGCTGCTGCCGCTGCCCCGTGCTACTGCCTCCGTTGAACTGGTCGGCTCGCGCTCCATCAGCTCCGTTGCCGCAGCCGCCGAGCACCATGCTGCAGTCTTGGAGAAGGGCCGCAGCCGCCGAGCTCCGTTGCCGCAGTCTTCGACAGGAAGTGGATGGGGTGGAGGCGAGGAGATGTGGAGGAGGGCCGGAGAAGTGAGCGCCTTGGCCGGAGATGTCGAGGAGGGCGAGGAGATGTGGCCTGTGCGCAGCGGCGGCGCCGCACACAGGAGGACGGACATGGAAAGAGCGATTTAGGGTTAGGTAGCGTGGGTTCGTGGTTTTGTCTCAGCGGAAGCCTAACTGGAAGGCTCTCGAAGCTGGGCCGGGCAAAAAAAATTTAAACTGGGCCAAATTATTCGGCCGATAGGCCCATATATCGGGCCCTAGCGAGAcggccgaaattcggccgaaattCATTTTTTTCGGCCGAAAATCAAAACGCAGNNNNNNNNNNACACAGATTATAACCAAGAAACAAAGCAACATCGATCTGAAATTGCTCAAGAACTGAAACTGCATACACGTACTGAAACTGCATCAAGAACATTTGTACCTTTCCAGTCAAGCGGACGCCCTCCATGCTGCTGCCGCTGCCCCGTGCTACTGCCTCCGTTGAACTGGTCGGCTCGCGCTCCATCAGCTCCGTTGCCGCAGCCGCCGAGCACCATGCTGCAGTCTTGGAGAAGGGCCGCAGCCGCCGAGCTCCGTTGCCGCAGTCTTCGACAGGAAGTGGATGGGGTGGAGGCGAGGAGATGTGGAGGAGGGCCGGAGAAGTGAGCGCCTTGGCCGGAGATGTCGAGGAGGGCGAGGAGATGTGGCCTGTGCGCAGCGGCGGCGCCGCACACAGGAGGACGGACAGGGAAAGAGCGATTTAGGGTTAGGTAGCGTGGGTTCGTGGTTTTGTCTCAGCGGAGGCCTAACTGGAAGGCTCTCGAAGCTGGGCCGGGCAAAAAAAATTTAAACTGGGCCAAATTATTCGGCCGATAGGCCCATATATCGGGCCCTAGCGAGAcggccgaaattcggccgaaattCATTTTTTTCGGCCGAAAATCAAAACGCAGCCTGCGACCCCAAGGCAGGGAGTTGGTGCGTGGCGAACGCGGCGGTCGGGGACGCTCGGCTGCAGGCGGCGCTGGACTGGGCGTGTGGCCACGGGGCGGACTGCAGCGCCATCCAGCCCGGCGCGCGCTGCTTTGATCCTGACACAAAGGTTGCGCACGCGTCTTACGCATTCAACGACTACTACCAACGCAACGGACGGTCTGGCAGCTCATGCCATTTCGGCGGAGCCGGCTCCGTTGTTCACCAGGCACCAAGTGAGTTCATGACGCTCAAAACTTATACTACTAACATGACGTTTCTGCAAATATCAGTTCATTTCCTCTTCGCATGGGCTGTTATTTAACTGATTCTCGTATTTGGACTGAACATTAACAAACAAACATCTTAAATTCTTAATGCTAACCAAAGAACCCATCTGATTGTGTTAAAACTGTTGCCACAAATAATGCAATTTGATCTctggtttaattagtgtttattCATTTGTTTGCAGAGATTGGAAACTGCGTGCTGCGATCAAGGGCCTGAAGACCTGAACCGACAACTGGTAGTAAAGACCAAAGGCCTAATAGCTTGGAATAATGAACTCAACGCTCTAATACTCAAAGTGtctcaaagaaagaaaaaaactacttcgTATCAAAGTATATAGCCAGTTTTCTGCTGTAAAACTAGGCGAATAAACCCATGCACTTTGCGATCCATCGGTCTacgtcttatactccctccgtttggaattacttgtcgcataaatagatgtatctagacgtattttagttctagatacatccattttcgagacaagtaatttcgaacggatgGAGTAGTATATTGGAACGCCATTATAGTATCTTTGCTGCTCATATTAGAGCAACTCTTTTTTTAAAcaaccatctttattaattattaaATAAAGATttgacaaaaacatacatcaagccatCCGAACCCACCACTCATACGTACAAACTCGATATTATATAGTGCTCTCACTCCCTATATCTAAAATGGGGGTCGTCGCCGATCCATCCGCATAACGTATCGGAACATACAGACCGTGCAACAAATCTAAATCGTACACCACATACACACGTTTTAGAAGCCGACAACATCATCGAACCGCTGACCCATCTTCAGAGAAAATATCTGCATCATCTTTGCCAGTCCGACCATCCGTCAATGCCATCAAGGCGCCCAACAGCACCACCTCCCTGCGTGCAAACTGttgagcacgtcgcggtcgccgCCGATACACAGCAGCATCATGCCTCCAAGTACCACCAGCCAACACAGTTTGAGGTCCCtgaaagatctgtcgtgcgtagaacCTGCCAAACATGCATGACACAGAgtagcacctgtcggccaggcatgacttgacatctccaccgaagttcCATGCAAGAAGAAGCCGCTTCACCTCCTACCTCTGTCTTCCAACACTGTTCAATAAACGATGCTCCCAGGAGAGAAACGGCACCGTAGTGCCGTCGTCGTCCGATCTGGAAGACCATATCCTAGGGTTTTCCCCCAAGCAGTACGAGTGGTTCGACGGTAGTTACATGATGATGCCTTTCATCAAGATAATGACGCAGAACGCCGCCATCACCCGTCGTAGACTCGGTTTTCACCGACAACTATGTCTCCCCAACTTGCATCCGGGACTAGATGACGGATCTCGAGATCTGACCATCCAGTCTCAGGACGACCACCTCCGACGGAGGAGATGACCAACACTGCCAAGTGCAGGGTCGCCACCCCGGGCGTCCGCGTGATGCAGATCAAGACCAGGAGCGCCACCGCGATGTGAAGCCGAACCGTAGGTTGAGCGGCTGCAACATGGCCACCTCCGCCACCTGCCACTGCGGCTACAGACCCGCCGCCACACTCCAACCGTCGTTGTCCGTCATCACCGCCGAGGAGATCAAGATCGGAACCGCCGCAACGATCTTGAGCAGCTGACACGCGAGAAGAAGGCCGTCCCCGCCAAGCCGCTCGGGCTTTGCCCCGCCGTCGTCGTTGGTGGCGGCAGAGAGGAGAGNNNNNNNNNNNNNNNNNNNNNNNNNNNNNNNNNNNNNNNNNNNNNNNNNNNNNNNNNNNNNNNNNNNNNNNNNNNNNNNNNNNNNNNNNNNNNNNNNNNNNNNNNNNNNNNNNNNNNNNNNNNNNNNNNNNNNNNNNNNNNNNNNNNNNNNNNNNNNNNNNNNNNNNNNNNNNNNNNNNNNNNNNNNNNNNNNNNNNNNNNNNNNNNNNNNNNNNNNNNNNNNNNNNNNNNNNNNNNNNNNNNNNNNNNNNNNNNNNNNNNNNNNNNNNNNNNNNNNNNNNNNNNNNNNNNNNNNNNNNNGGTGCGGCGCAATGGTGCCGCAAAGGAGCGGTTGTATGGTCAGGTGAGATGGCGACAGAGGGAGGATCCGGCCCAATATAAGACCGACACTTGCAGAGTCACTAAAACTGGAGTCGCCATCCGGCATATGAAGCACACTTCAAACTGTTTTGGAGGAGGACGGGGCGTCGACCCGTTGGCTGGGCAGCTGAGGTTGCTGCCAGCCCACCCGAGTTCAAGTCTTGGCTTGGACGCGTAGTGCTCGCGGAGTTTCTCCTATAAATAAATGCCAACGAGGGTTAgcccttgggttggtctcattttttttTTAAACTGTTTTGGAGGCTGCCGGGCTTGTGCACAAACACGGAAATGCCAAATGGCTGCCTCCACAACATtcattctatttttttctttaAATTTATAGGAGCAATTTGAGCTACACTTAATCTAACCAAACATTGAATAAACACGATAACTTAAGGGACTAGCTATGGTTCAAGCTACTGAATTTTAATTCACGGTCCGTACTTTTCCTTTAGAGTCAATTATACTGGTGGTGCTTGAACTTAGCGTAAACGGTCACTTTGATGCTAGAACTTGTGGCATACATTGAACGGGTGCCATAACTTGGCTCGGATGTGCAAATACAGTGCTAACCGCACTTGGATACGAAATCAACGCTGGCTTGGCCACCAGACTAGAAATGTATGGcctgttcttttttctttttgcaaaaaaaCCTTGAATTTTTTTATTTCTCACAAAAAAGACCATGTCCACACGGTAGATGGTATTTCATTTTTTTGTTGTATGACAGGTGAGTCCTGATGTGAAAATTAAAAGGGAAAATGTTAGATTCCTACACTCCAACACGCGACCTTTTTTTGAGAATTTAACACGCGACCTACTATTAGGGCACTCGCGCTCATAGCCACTACACCAATTACATTCGGATGTCTAACAAGGATAACAACTGTTAATGTAGTATAAGGATGATACACGTGGGGGCTTAAATTGGCTGCAGATAGTGCAACCCATTTGCACGCACTGGTTCTTTTTGAAATATTTGTGAAACGTAAGTAattaaaataatgttcaaatatttaTTTTTATAAATATTATACATACAAACAATGATTAGTAGATAAAAACATTTAAACATACTCATGTctattatataattttttttattaaatTCGGATATTTAAAATGTTTATTTAATAGAAAAATATACATGTGCTGCTTATATTTAATATTCAAATTGATGAATACAAAAATTTATCTCAAGTTGTCAAGATTGAATGGTGTAGCAGCCAGACTGTGACATGGGCAAGGGTCGTTCGAGACGTGGAGGCCTCCTTTTGTCTTGTTATTAATTCTCAGTATGTACACACGGAGCCCATTGGCCATAGAGTCGAAAAAAATAAAATGCCATCTTCCAACGTTCGACCGGGCCTTTTTGTGGGGAAAATTAATTCAAGGTGGTTTACGCAAAAAAAAAGCCACACGCCCTCCTGTCTGCCTTCGGGTCACTGACG is a window of Triticum dicoccoides isolate Atlit2015 ecotype Zavitan chromosome 2B, WEW_v2.0, whole genome shotgun sequence DNA encoding:
- the LOC119363419 gene encoding glucan endo-1,3-beta-glucosidase-like isoform X1, which produces MELTRLSLVLLCAGLPLLLFSRAEAGEVGVCYGRNGNNLMDPASVVQLLKKNGITSVRVYDTDQGVLNAMKNSGIKMMVAVPNEMLPSAAGDPDWAVQWAKNNLLPYYPATDIRGVTVGNEVFKQANEHTSHLVPAMKNVQAALAGLDLADAVKVTTPIALDALKPSSFPPSAGEFKDDIAQSVMSPMIDFLEQTGSYLMVNIYPYYAYSSSNGAMDINYVTFRPNGGVVDRRTGLTYYSLYEAQLDTVYYAMERLGSSSSRNHTMKMRMLRGRRAPKPKVPAKGGESNPGGCAYCPQSLGFTKADAQAYTNNLIKLALSGAGTPHRPEFDISVYIFELFNENEKPTVEEQNYGLFYPNGQPVYQVDFGAGDKTSSWCEANAAVGDARLQAALDWACGNGADCSAIQPGKPCYEPNTKVAHATYAFNDYYQRKGRASGTCDFSGAASIVYRQPAEIGNCVLRSRA
- the LOC119363419 gene encoding glucan endo-1,3-beta-glucosidase 3-like isoform X2 gives rise to the protein MELTRLSLVLLCAGLPLLLFSRAEAGEVGVCYGRNGNNLMDPASVVQLLKKNGITSVRVYDTDQGVLNAMKNSGIKMMVAVPNEMLPSAAGDPDWAVQWAKNNLLPYYPATDIRGVTVGNEVFKQANEHTSHLVPAMKNVQAALAGLDLADAVKVTTPIALDALKPSSFPPSAGEFKDDIAQSVMSPMIDFLEQTGSYLMVNIYPYYAYSSSNGAMDINYVTFRPNGGVVDRRTGLTYYSLYEAQLDTVYYAMERLGSSSSRNHTMKMRMLRGRRAPKPKVPAKGGESNPGGCAYCPQSLGFTKADAQAYTNNLIKLALSGAGTPHRPEFDISVYIFELFNENEKPTVEEQNYGLFYPNGQPVYQVDFGAGDKTSSWCEANAAVGDARLQAALDWACGNGADCSAIQPGKPCYEPNTKVAHATYAFNDYYQRKGRASGTCDFSGAASIVYRQPAGTCDPKAGSWCVANAAVGDARLQAALDWACGHGADCSAIQPGARCFDPDTKVAHASYAFNDYYQRNGRSGSSCHFGGAGSVVHQAPKIGNCVLRSRA
- the LOC119363420 gene encoding uncharacterized protein LOC119363420; its protein translation is MSVLLCAAPPLRTGHISSPSSTSPAKALTSPALLHISSPPPHPLPVEDCGNGARRLRPFSKTAAWCSAAAATELMEREPTSSTEAVARGSGSSMEGVRLTGKRMYLLIVRVRIMMG